The Neorhodopirellula lusitana sequence CAGCACCGACGCATCGGGGCCCATTTGGTCCCGAATGTCGGCAAGAGCGGCTTGCAGGTTGGCTGCTTTAAATGTTCGTATCGACATCAATCACTCACTACGCCGTGGGACTGGATTTTCGTATCTTGCGTAATCTCGTTGTACGACAACACTCGCACGCGGGGCATCGAGGAGGTCAAAATCTGACGCAGTCCCGGACGAATCCGCGGACTCACCAGAACCACCGGATGATGGCCAAGCGTGATTAGTTTCTTAACACTGGCGCTAATTTTCTCGCAAGTCGAGTCCACCGCTTGCGGACTCATTCGAACAAAAAGTCCCCGCTCAGTATGCTCAATGCCTGCGGCGATGCGGTCTTCCATCGCCGGATCCAACGCGACCACGTGCAGTTGCCCATAATCGTCGCGATAGCGTGTACTGATTGTTCGAGCCAAGCGGTGACGCACGTACTCACTCAAGAACACAGGGTCCTTCGTTTTGCCAGCATGATCGCCGAGCGTTTCCAAGATGATTGCGAGCTGACGGATCGGCACGTCTTCGCGAAGCAACATCTGCAAGACTTGCTGCACTTCGCTGATCTTCATCAATCCTGGAATCAATTCGTCCACCACAGCCGGTGCCGCCGCCTTCAATTCATCGACCAAATGTTTCGTGGCATCGCGAGTCAGCAGCTCATCGGCATGTCGTCGTGCTAGTTCTTGCAAGTGTGTTGCCAAAACAGCACCAGGTTCAACCGTCGTGTAGCCGTAGATTGCGGCTTGCTCGCGACGAATCGGATCAATCCAAACGGCTGGTTCGCCAAACGTCGGGTCCCGCGTCGCTTCGCCTTCGATCACTCCGGTCGTGTGCCCACTATCAATCGCCAACAAACGTTCTGGCAAAACCCGCTCGGTAGCCAAGGGATTGCCCGCGATCCGGATCTCATATTGGTTATCGGCCAAAGCCATGTCGTCGCGAATCCGCACTTTTGGCAAGACGATCCCAATGTCGCCAGCCATGGAATTTCGGACTCCTGTGATTCGCTGCATCAAGTCGCCACCGCGAGCTGGATCCGCTAGCGACAACAACCCTAAACCGATGGCCAATTCCATTGGGTCCACGGTCAGGTAGTCTTCCACCCGCTTGTCCGGTGGTGCTGCCGCAGCAGCAGCTTGTGCGTCGTCGGCGTTTTGCTGGTCTTGTACGTCTTGAGCCTTCGTCCGCTTCAAAACGACTGCCAGCCCCAAACACCCTGCCCCAAGTGTCGCCATGGGAATCGTCGGCAAGTTGGTCATGATCAACATCGATAGAAAAGCACCGGCAACCGCCAGCGCCTTCGGATTGCTGAACAACTGCTGCATAAACTGTTCAGGCAAGTTGGCCTTACGGGCACTCCGCGTGACCAACAAGCCAGCCGCAAGTGAGATCAAAAGGGCTGGCACCTGACTGACCAAACCATCGCCAATCGTCAGTTTGGTAAACAGCTCAGCGGCTTCACTGACGGTCATCCCGTATCGCATGACGCCGATATACAGACCGCCCGCCACATTCACGATCGTGATCACGATCCCCGCGATCGCGTCACCGCGAACAAACTTACTGGCACCGTCCATCGCCCCATAAAAGTCGGCTTGGTTGGCAACGTCGTCGCGGCGGGTTTGAGCTTCTTTTTCGTCGATGATCCCGGCATTCAAATCGGCGTCAATCGCCATTTGCTTACCTGGCATCCCATCCAATGCAAACCGAGCGGCCACTTCACTAATTCGAGTGGCACCCTTGGTAATCACGATGAACTGAATCAACACAATGATGACAAAGATGATGATCCCGATCTCGATCCGGTCCCCGGCGACGAACTCGCCAAAGCCCTGGATCACCCCACCCACTGCCCCGCTATCGCCGGATTCCGTGCTGGTCAAAATTAGCCGGGTCGTCGCCACGTTCAACACGAGTCGAGCGAGCGTGGTAGCGAGCAACAGCGAAGGAAAAATGCTGAACTCAAGCGGTGTCGAGACGTAAACCGTCGTCAACAGCACGATCACACCAACGGTGATGTTGGTCGCCAACAACAAGTCCATCAGGAACGGCGGCAGTGGCACCAAAATGACCACCAGGCACCCGATGATGCCCATTGGCAACACCAAGTCTCGGTAGCGCATTATCAAGTGCATGTGCGATCCTTCGCAAAAATTCCAAAAAAGATTCAAGTTGGACGATAGCAAGATTTCCCAGTCCAGGGCTAGATCGTTCCCAAGCCCGTACAACTCAGTTTTTCACGACAAACCGAGCTGATTTTTGCCGGGTTCAACATTCTGTTCCAGCAACACGCTTTCGTGAAAACCCGATGCGGTCGGCTGCTGGCTGAACGACGAACTCCTGCGATCGTCGTGACAAAGTGCTTTTGCTAGCAAAGCGGAGATGCTCACATTTGTGTTCTTTCGAGTCGTATTCTTCGACAACCTGTGTCCCTGCCGGATTGGGCTCGAAAACTCAGGCCGATGGCTCATGTCCAGCCCTCGTTCGCGTGAAACGAACACGAAAGGGCATCGAAGATTGCAATCACATGAAAAGCGGGATTTGCATCGAACCCCGCAAACAGCCCGCTCCAACGGCTTCCTTGAAAACTCACCGAAACCACATGGAACTTCCAGTCTGTCGATAGCGAGATCTTAATAAACGATTGCCATACTTCGCCCAAATCTTCTAGCCCCTCTAAAGAATCTGGACGAACTCTCGTGGCAAAACGATCCCCCAAACGCCGTCGGCCCTCCTCACGTCGGTCACGCAAACTAACCGGCCTGCAAGCGTTGGAAGCCCGGCAGCTTCTCGCCTCTGACTTCTCGCTGCAACTATTGCACGCCAGTGACCTCGAAGGCGGCGTCGACGCCATTTCCGATGCACCCCACTTTGCCGCGATCGTGGATTCGTTGGAAGCGGAAGCGGAAACCCAAGGCCGCGGTTCCCTACTGGTCTCGGCCGGTGACAATTTCATCGGCGGCCCTTTCTTCAGTGCCTCGGGCGACAGTGATTTGCAAGCACCTTTGCAAGCCGCCTATCAGAATCTGTTTAGCGAACCGGGGTTAAACAACATTCGAGCGGATGGCGGCCGTGTCGACATCTCGATCATGAATATTCTTGAGTTCGACGCGTCGGCGTTGGGCAATCACGAGTTCGACTTCGGTACCGATACGCTTGGCGGGTTAATCGCTTCCGATATTCGAGGTGACCAGTTGGGCGACGTTCGCTGGTTGGGCGCTGAGTTCCCCTACCTAAGTGCAAACCTCGACTTCTCCGCTGACCCTCATCTGTCGAGCCTGTTCACCAACGATGTGTTACCGACCACTGACTATCAATCAGATCTATCGAATCTGACGATAACTGCGTCGCAACCAAGCATTGCACCAGCAACGATCGCGACGGTGGAAGGTGAGTCAATCGCCATCATCGGTGCTACGACTCAATTGATTAGCCAAATCTCCTCGCCGGGCGGAACGGTTTCGAACGCAGGCAATTCCAACGATATGCAGGCCCTCGCCGATGTCCTAAATCCGCTGATTGCCGACATCACCAACGGAGCCGACGATATCGCTGGCACTGCGGACGATGTTGATAAGGTGATCCTTGTCAGCCACTTGCAGCAAATCTCGCTAGAACAAGAACTTGCCGGCTTGCTGCACGGTGTCGACGTGATCGTCGCGGGAGGATCGGACATGCTACTTGCAGATGCTCAAGACAATCTGCGAGCCGGAGACGTTGCTGCAGGAACCTACCCAGTTCAAACGGTCAACGCCGATAGCGATCCCACTTTGATCGTCAGCACCGATGGCGAGTACAGCTATATCGGACGACTGGTAGTCGATTTTGACGAAAACGGCATTCTGATCCCAGGAATGCTAGATGAGAATGTCAGCGGTGTATTCGCTACCGACGAAGTTGGCACTTTGGCGGTCACGGGCGCCGCCGACATCGCGACCGCGATCGCCGGAAGCGGCAAAGCGACTGCTGTCAACGAACTTGTTCAAGCGGTCAGTGGCGTCGTTACCGACAAGGACGGTGAAATCTTTGGTTCCACGGATGTCTTCTTGGAAGGACGCCGCGCCGAAGTAAGAACGGAGGAAACCAATCTGGGCAACTTGACCGCCGACGCGAACCTGGCGGCTGCAAAACAACATGACGAAACCGTTTTGGTCTCGATCAAGAATGGTGGCGGGATCCGTTCCGCGATCGGTTCCATTGATGGTATCACCGGACAAGCCTTGCCGACCCAGGCCAACGCGGATGCTGGAAAAGAAGCCGGCGACATTTCACAATTGGACGTGGAAAACGCGTTACGATTCGACAACGGCTTGACGCTGCTAACGGTCACCGCACTCGAACTGAAGCGTTTACTCGAACATGGTGTCGCTTCTACTGACGCCGACGGAAACGCAACTCCAGGACAATTCCCACAGGTTTCCGGAGTGCGTTTCAGCTTCGATCCAACTCGCCCCGCCCTCGAACTGAACGACTACGCGGACGTCATCACCGAAGGCGAACGCATTCGCAGTCTTGCATTGGTTAACGAGGAAGGTGAGACCCTCGAAGTCTTGGTCCGAGACGGACAACTGGTCGCCGACCCGAATCTTGAAATTCGCGTCGTGACCTTGGATTTCCTAGCGGGCAATCCAGTTGATTCATTGATCGGCGGCGATGGATATCCCTTCCCCGCCTACGCCACCGATGTCGTGCAGTTGGACGAGGCTGGACTCGGCGAAGGCGCCTTTGCCATGTTTACATCCGGCAAAGAACAAGACGCTTTGGCGGAATACCTGATTGCCAATCACGGCGAAGGTAATGATCCGTACCGCGACAGTGAAACCGCAGCCATACAAGATCAACGCATCCAAAACCTCGCCATCGCCCAGGACACAATCCTAACCCCATCGGCGAATGACAGTTTCAAAATCTCGGTGGCTAGCACTTTCGAAACAGGCGTGTTCGACGAGTCCGCCGCTGAGATTGTGGCCCATGACCCGCAAACTCAACGTGTGTTCTTTACCAATTCCGATGCCAACGAAATTGGCGTGCTGGACATCACCAACCCCGCATCGCCGATCGCTCTGGATCCAATCACGTTCCCCAGCGGTACCGGAGGTGTCAACAGCGTTTCGGTTTCGCATGGCATCGTCGCTGTCGCCGTGGCCAACCAGAATCCGACCAATCCCGGTGGCGTGTTGTTTTACGACACCAACGGTGCATTCCTGGACAGCGTGACGGTAGGGGCGTTGCCCGACGCTCTGACATTCTCGCCCGATGGGAACACCGTCGTGGTTGCTGGCCAAGGCGAACCCGATGACCTCGAAGATCCCAACCCTACGGTCGATCCGATGGGAACGATCAGCGTGATTGATGTTACTCGACTGCGAAATGATGGGTTCATCACCACTTTCGACGTCACCACCCTCGACTTCACTGCCTTCGACGGTCTCGAAGACGATCTTCGAGACATGGGCGTCCGAATCTTCCCCGGACGTTCGGCTTCACGTGACATCGAACCCGAATACGCTTCCATCTCGCCGGACGGAACGAGAGCATTCGTGTCACTGCAAGAAGCCAACGCGGTGGCAGTCGTGGATTTGATCAATCCCGCCATTTTGGAAATCCAACCGCTGGGCGTGAAAGATCACTCCGTTCCCGGCAATGGCTTGGACCCTAGCGATCGAGATGATGCGATCGCAATTGGCGTCCAGCCCGTGTTCGGACTGTATATGCCCGACGCCATCACCTCGTTTGAGATTGGCGGCCAAACCTACTATGCCACCGCCAACGAAGGTGATTCACGCGACTTTGATGAAGATCGCATCAAAGACATCGACCTCGATCCGACAGTCTTCCCTAACGCTGACGAACTTCAAGAAGACGAAACTCTTGGCCGCCTGACGATCAGCAACATTGATGGGGACACCGACGGTGACGGCGACTTTGACCAACTCTTTACCTTCGGCGGTCGTTCGTTCACGATCTGGAACGAAGCTGGTGAAGTCGTCTTCGATTCCGGTGACCAATTCGAACAAATCACCGCACAACAGATCCCTGAACTGTTTAATAGCAGCAACGACGAAAACGAGTTCGATTCCCGCAGTGACGCCAAAGGCCCCGAACCCGAAGCGATCACAACCGGCATGATTGGCGACCGACTGTACGCCTTCATTGGCCTTGAACGAATCGGCGGCGTGATGGTCTATGACATCACTAATCCTGCCGACGCGAGCTTCGTTCAGTACATCAACAATCGTGATGCGGACGCTACCGATCCAGCGGAACTCGGCGACCTTGGCGTGGAAGACTTAAAGTTCATCACCGCCGCGGACAGCCCCAACGGGCAGCCGCTGTTGATCGCATCGAATGAAGTCAGTGGCACCGTAACGATTTTTCAGGTCGGTCAATCGGTCATGGAAGTCGAACTGCGAGCTGTCGCCGTCCCGACCACTTCAGGCTCCA is a genomic window containing:
- a CDS encoding choice-of-anchor I family protein — translated: MAKRSPKRRRPSSRRSRKLTGLQALEARQLLASDFSLQLLHASDLEGGVDAISDAPHFAAIVDSLEAEAETQGRGSLLVSAGDNFIGGPFFSASGDSDLQAPLQAAYQNLFSEPGLNNIRADGGRVDISIMNILEFDASALGNHEFDFGTDTLGGLIASDIRGDQLGDVRWLGAEFPYLSANLDFSADPHLSSLFTNDVLPTTDYQSDLSNLTITASQPSIAPATIATVEGESIAIIGATTQLISQISSPGGTVSNAGNSNDMQALADVLNPLIADITNGADDIAGTADDVDKVILVSHLQQISLEQELAGLLHGVDVIVAGGSDMLLADAQDNLRAGDVAAGTYPVQTVNADSDPTLIVSTDGEYSYIGRLVVDFDENGILIPGMLDENVSGVFATDEVGTLAVTGAADIATAIAGSGKATAVNELVQAVSGVVTDKDGEIFGSTDVFLEGRRAEVRTEETNLGNLTADANLAAAKQHDETVLVSIKNGGGIRSAIGSIDGITGQALPTQANADAGKEAGDISQLDVENALRFDNGLTLLTVTALELKRLLEHGVASTDADGNATPGQFPQVSGVRFSFDPTRPALELNDYADVITEGERIRSLALVNEEGETLEVLVRDGQLVADPNLEIRVVTLDFLAGNPVDSLIGGDGYPFPAYATDVVQLDEAGLGEGAFAMFTSGKEQDALAEYLIANHGEGNDPYRDSETAAIQDQRIQNLAIAQDTILTPSANDSFKISVASTFETGVFDESAAEIVAHDPQTQRVFFTNSDANEIGVLDITNPASPIALDPITFPSGTGGVNSVSVSHGIVAVAVANQNPTNPGGVLFYDTNGAFLDSVTVGALPDALTFSPDGNTVVVAGQGEPDDLEDPNPTVDPMGTISVIDVTRLRNDGFITTFDVTTLDFTAFDGLEDDLRDMGVRIFPGRSASRDIEPEYASISPDGTRAFVSLQEANAVAVVDLINPAILEIQPLGVKDHSVPGNGLDPSDRDDAIAIGVQPVFGLYMPDAITSFEIGGQTYYATANEGDSRDFDEDRIKDIDLDPTVFPNADELQEDETLGRLTISNIDGDTDGDGDFDQLFTFGGRSFTIWNEAGEVVFDSGDQFEQITAQQIPELFNSSNDENEFDSRSDAKGPEPEAITTGMIGDRLYAFIGLERIGGVMVYDITNPADASFVQYINNRDADATDPAELGDLGVEDLKFITAADSPNGQPLLIASNEVSGTVTIFQVGQSVMEVELRAVAVPTTSGSTTLPDAITSSPIGGTYYVEAWVQDFDNQYNGFAGGQIDIHYNTDVLDAVSVSNDGYVLLPSGTIDDSAGLVDDLGGGTLQVGQGIAPNWVRLGYFEVTATASGTATYTLAAGELPFARFGDGNVEAGGLDLTDIETVEHVQTAMLDLVVVREDSPLNDSGRVSEVPSSVGYVHEWEDFTVEVYLTPEGNATSVSGVAFNLGYATSLTSAMAFEPAGGFSLENTVEIEDLTGLVGNIALTADSPIAAGDPILVGRVRFASGPNDDAPVDEHNNHIGPYDLQWMIQNATVTTESIVGSLGVGTHPETGMWAVPYDADDSDQIDFADFALFASVFGNDVGSPNELAAWADLDGSGSVGYGDLDLFGFNHGLAKQDASMLRFSSVYPTPELALPASDIPIASAEAEALLANFGPFSNQRLLTDVNDDGKTQAIDALLVINALNDPSTMVRRSFLDVNDDGEISALDALHVINHFNDNPASGQPASGEAPVVDGQPETTSLADTVDVVLGQVEQQARKLLNVSVDQSLDYSALAALETASASDRDELEELLATLSLDQGKLSLLS
- the flhA gene encoding flagellar biosynthesis protein FlhA; translated protein: MRYRDLVLPMGIIGCLVVILVPLPPFLMDLLLATNITVGVIVLLTTVYVSTPLEFSIFPSLLLATTLARLVLNVATTRLILTSTESGDSGAVGGVIQGFGEFVAGDRIEIGIIIFVIIVLIQFIVITKGATRISEVAARFALDGMPGKQMAIDADLNAGIIDEKEAQTRRDDVANQADFYGAMDGASKFVRGDAIAGIVITIVNVAGGLYIGVMRYGMTVSEAAELFTKLTIGDGLVSQVPALLISLAAGLLVTRSARKANLPEQFMQQLFSNPKALAVAGAFLSMLIMTNLPTIPMATLGAGCLGLAVVLKRTKAQDVQDQQNADDAQAAAAAAPPDKRVEDYLTVDPMELAIGLGLLSLADPARGGDLMQRITGVRNSMAGDIGIVLPKVRIRDDMALADNQYEIRIAGNPLATERVLPERLLAIDSGHTTGVIEGEATRDPTFGEPAVWIDPIRREQAAIYGYTTVEPGAVLATHLQELARRHADELLTRDATKHLVDELKAAAPAVVDELIPGLMKISEVQQVLQMLLREDVPIRQLAIILETLGDHAGKTKDPVFLSEYVRHRLARTISTRYRDDYGQLHVVALDPAMEDRIAAGIEHTERGLFVRMSPQAVDSTCEKISASVKKLITLGHHPVVLVSPRIRPGLRQILTSSMPRVRVLSYNEITQDTKIQSHGVVSD